From Stigmatopora nigra isolate UIUO_SnigA chromosome 17, RoL_Snig_1.1, whole genome shotgun sequence, a single genomic window includes:
- the LOC144210547 gene encoding histone H2B 1/2, with protein MPEPAKTAPKKGSKKAVAKSVSKTGKKKRRTRKESYAIYVYKVLKQVHPDTGISSKAMSIMNSFVNDIFERIASEASRLAHYNKRSTITSREIQTAVRLLLPGELAKHAVSEGTKAVTKYTSSK; from the coding sequence ATGCCTGAACCAGCCAAGACCGCCCCCAAGAAGGGCTCCAAGAAAGCCGTCGCTAAAAGCGTCAGCAAAACTGGCAAGAAGAAGCGCAGGACCAGGAAGGAGAGCTATGCCATCTACGTGTACAAGGTCCTGAAGCAGGTCCATCCCGATACTGGTATCTCATCCAAGGCCATGAGCATCATGAACTCATTCGTCAACGACATCTTTGAGCGTATTGCCTCTGAAGCCTCCCGTCTGGCTCACTACAACAAGCGATCCACCATCACTTCTCGCGAGATCCAGACTGCTGTTCGTCTCTTGCTGCCCGGCGAGTTGGCCAAACACGCTGTGTCTGAGGGGACTAAAGCTGTCACCAAGTACACTAGCTCCAAGTAG
- the LOC144210811 gene encoding histone H4, which yields MSGRGKGGKGLGKGGAKRHRKVLRDNIQGITKPAIRRLARRGGVKRISGLIYEETRGVLKVFLENVIRDAVTYTEHAKRKTVTAMDVVYALKRQGRTLYGFGG from the coding sequence ATGTCTGGTCGCGGCAAAGGAGGAAAAGGTCTTGGAAAAGGAGGAGCTAAGCGTCATCGCAAAGTTCTCCGTGATAACATCCAGGGAATCACCAAGCCTGCTATCCGCCGTTTGGCTCGTCGTGGTGGTGTTAAGCGTATCTCTGGCCTGATCTACGAGGAGACTCGTGGTGTCCTCAAGGTCTTCCTGGAGAATGTCATCCGTGATGCTGTTACCTACACTGAGCACGCCAAGAGAAAGACCGTTACCGCCATGGATGTGGTGTATGCCCTGAAGAGGCAAGGACGTACTCTGTACGGATTCGGCGGTTAA
- the LOC144210760 gene encoding histone H3 gives MARTKQTARKSTGGKAPRKQLATKAARKSAPATGGVKKPHRYRPGTVALREIRRYQKSTELLIRKLPFQRLVREIAQDFKTDLRFQSSAVMALQEASEAYLVGLFEDTNLCAIHAKRVTIMPKDIQLARRIRGERA, from the coding sequence ATGGCCAGAACCAAGCAAACCGCTCGTAAGTCCACTGGTGGCAAAGCCCCCAGGAAGCAGTTGGCTACCAAGGCTGCCAGAAAGAGTGCCCCAGCTACCGGGGGTGTTAAGAAACCTCATCGTTACCGACCTGGAACCGTTGCTCTCCGTGAAATCCGTCGTTACCAGAAGTCCACTGAGCTCCTCATCCGCAAGTTGCCATTCCAACGTTTGGTGAGGGAGATCGCTCAGGATTTCAAGACTGATCTGCGCTTCCAGAGTTCAGCTGTCATGGCCCTGCAGGAGGCCAGCGAGGCTTACTTGGTTGGCTTGTTCGAGGACACTAACTTGTGTGCCATTCATGCCAAGAGAGTGACCATCATGCCCAAAGATATCCAGCTGGCAAGGCGTATCCGTGGAGAGAGGGCTTAA
- the LOC144210910 gene encoding histone H2A: MSGRGKTGGKARAKAKTRSSRAGLQFPVGRVHRLLRKGNYAQRVGAGAPVYLAAVLEYLTAEILELAGNAARDNKKTRIIPRHLQLAVRNDEELNKLLGGVTIAQGGVLPNIQAVLLPKKTEKATKAK, translated from the coding sequence ATGAGCGGAAGAGGCAAAACCGGAGGCAAGGCCAGAGCTAAGGCTAAGACTCGCTCCTCTCGTGCCGGACTTCAGTTCCCGGTCGGTCGTGTCCACAGACTTCTCCGTAAGGGAAACTATGCCCAGCGTGTCGGTGCCGGTGCACCAGTCTACTTGGCGGCTGTGCTCGAGTACCTGACTGCCGAGATCTTGGAGTTGGCCGGCAACGCAGCTCGTGACAATAAGAAAACCAGAATCATCCCTCGTCACTTGCAATTGGCTGTCCGCAACGATGAGGAGCTCAACAAACTCTTGGGCGGAGTAACCATTGCCCAGGGTGGTGTGCTGCCCAACATCCAGGCTGTGCTTCTCCCCAAGAAAACCGAGAAGGCCACCAAGGCCAAGTAA
- the LOC144210911 gene encoding histone H2B 1/2 codes for MPEPAKTAPKKGSKKAVAKSVSKTGKKKRRTRKESYAIYVYKVLKQVHPDTGISSKAMSIMNSFVNDIFERIASEASRLAHYNKRSTITSREIQTAVRLLLPGELAKHAVSEGTKAVTKYTSSK; via the coding sequence ATGCCTGAACCAGCCAAGACCGCCCCCAAGAAGGGCTCCAAGAAAGCCGTCGCTAAGAGCGTCAGCAAAACTGGCAAGAAGAAGCGCAGGACCAGGAAGGAGAGCTATGCCATCTACGTGTACAAGGTCCTGAAGCAGGTCCATCCCGATACTGGTATCTCATCCAAGGCCATGAGCATCATGAACTCATTCGTCAACGACATCTTTGAGCGTATTGCCTCTGAGGCCTCCCGTCTGGCTCACTACAACAAGCGATCCACCATCACTTCTCGCGAGATCCAGACTGCTGTTCGTCTCTTGCTGCCCGGCGAGTTGGCCAAACACGCTGTGTCTGAGGGTACCAAGGCTGTCACTAAGTACACTAGTTCCAAGTAG
- the LOC144210559 gene encoding histone H1-like, with product MAEVAPAPAAPAKAPKKKTTSKPAKKKAGPSLSELIVKAVAASNERNGVSLAALKKSLVASGYDLDKNKSRVKTAVVSLVTKGTLVQTKGIGASGSFKMNKKAEGKPKAPVKAVKKTPTKAKKPAAKKATPSKKLKTAAAKKAVAKKPAKKATKVTKSATPKKAAKKATKSPKKAAAAPKKAPAAKKAAVKKSPAKRVAKPKTVKKAAPKKK from the coding sequence ATGGCAGAAGTAGCCCCAGCTCCAGCCGCCCCGGCTAAAGCCCCGAAGAAGAAGACGACTTCGAAACCAGCCAAGAAGAAGGCCGGACCCAGCCTTAGCGAGCTGATCGTTAAGGCCGTCGCTGCGTCCAACGAACGCAATGGCGTCTCCTTGGCCGCCCTGAAGAAGTCCCTGGTCGCCTCCGGCTACGACCTGGACAAAAACAAGTCCCGCGTCAAGACTGCCGTCGTCAGCCTTGTAACTAAGGGGACCCTCGTTCAAACCAAAGGTATTGGCGCGTCCGGTTCCTTCAAGATGAACAAAAAGGCGGAGGGCAAACCCAAGGCGCCTGTCAAGGCTGTCAAGAAGACCCCGACGAAAGCTAAGAAGCCCGCCGCCAAGAAGGCAACGCCGAGCAAGAAGCTGAAAACGGCTGCAGCTAAGAAGGCAGTCGCTAAAAAGCCAGCCAAGAAAGCCACCAAGGTCACCAAGTCAGCAACACCGAAGAAGGCGGCCAAGAAGGCCACGAAAAGCCCCAAAAAGGCGGCGGCTGCACCCAAGAAAGCACCGGCAGCCAAGAAAGCTGCGGTTAAAAAGAGCCCCGCTAAAAGGGTCGCCAAACCTAAAACTGTCAAGAAGGCAGCACCCAAGAAGAAGTAA
- the mapkap1 gene encoding target of rapamycin complex 2 subunit MAPKAP1 codes for MAFLDNPAIILAHIRQSHVTSDDTGMCEMVLIDQDVDLEKCHLAVVPGGDGDYESTMLGSLNDGFGAVPDGHAACDLSQSMDITSSWDFGIRRRSNTAQRLERLRKERQNQIKCKNIQWKDRSSSQSVEDLGSFFEKRDFKDRARSTCMKSTLSLRLEQCPQQLNNPFNEYSKFDGKGHIGTTATKKIDVYLSMQMGQEKVHPMTVVTIANARVHDLIGLICWQYTSEGREPKLNENVNAYCLHIAEDDGEVDTDFPPLDSNEPIHKFGFSTLALVEKYSSPGLCSRQSLFVRINAAQGFSLIPVDSLKVTMKEILQKALKKRKGSQKGSGPLYRLEKQTDPNVAVDLDSTLETQSTLEFCLVRENSSRGEESSEEDPPIDITTVQDMLSSHHYKSFKISMIHKLRFTTDVQLGISGEKVEIDPVTNQKASTKFWIRQKPISIDSDHLCACDLVEERSPNHAIFKITYLSNHDYKPLYFESDSSTVNEIVLKVNYILESRASTTRADYFAQKQRKLSRRTSFSFQKDKKGGQ; via the exons ATGGCCTTTTTGGACAATCCTGCCATTATTTTGGCCCACATCCGACAGTCTCACGTGACCAGCGACGATACGGGAATGTGCGAAATGGTGCTCATCGACCAGGACGTGGATCTGGAGAAATGTCACTTGGCTGTGGTACCCGGCGGCGATGGCGACTACGAGTCCACCATGCTGGGGTCCTTAAACGATGGCTTCGGCGCTGTGCCGGACGGTCACGCCGCTTGTGACCTTTCCCAGTCCATGGACATCACCTCCAGCTGGGACTTTGGCATCCGGCGCCGCTCCAACACGG cccAAAGACTTGAAAGACTAAGGAAGGAACGTCAAAACcaaatcaaatgtaaaaatatacagTGGAAAGACAGATCGTCCTCCCAGTCAG TGGAGGATCTGGGCTCCTTTTTTGAAAAACGTGATTTTAAAGATCGTGCGCGCTCCACGTGTATGAAATCCACCCTCTCACTACGACTTGAACAATGTCCCCAGCAGCTCAACAACCCCTTCAACGAATACTCCAAATTTGACGGCAAG GGCCACATTGGCACGACAGCCACCAAAAAAATCGACGTCTACCTATCCATGCAAATGGGTCAGGAAAAAGTTCACCCCATGACGGTGGTCACCATCGCCAACGCCCGCGTTCATGATCTCATCGGGCTCATTTGTTGGCAATACACCAGCGAGGGACGGGAACCCAAACTCAA tGAGAACGTGAACGCTTACTGCCTTCACATCGCGGAAGACGACGGCGAGGTGGACACGGATTTCCCGCCTTTGGATTCCAACGAACCCATCCATAAGTTTGGTTTCAGCACCTTGGCGTTGGTGGAGAAGTATTCGTCGCCTGGTCTTTGCTCCAGGCAATCGCTCTTTGTAAGAAT aaatgccGCTCAAGGTTTCTCGTTAATTCCCGTGGACAGTCTGAAAGTAACCATGAAGGAAATCCTTCAAAAAGCTCTTAAGAAGAGAAAAGGCTCACAGAAAGGTtcag ggccTCTTTATCGCTTGGAGAAACAAACGGACCCAAATGTTGCTGTAGACCTGGACTCCACACTTGAGACCCAAAGCACTTTGGAGTTTTGCCTGGTCAGAGAAAACA GCTCCAGGGGCGAGGAGAGTTCTGAAGAAGACCCCCCCATCGACATCACCACGGTCCAAGATATGCTGAGCAGCCATCACTATAAATCCTTCAAGATTAGCATGATACACAAACTACGTTTTACAACCGATGTTCAACTTG gaatttCAGGGGAAAAAGTCGAAATCGACCCGGTGACCAATCAAAAGGCCAGCACTAAATTTTGGATTCGCCAGAAACCCATTTCAATCGATTCGGATCACCTGTGTGCGTGCGACCTTGTCGAAGAAAGAAGCCCCA ACCACGCCATTTTCAAGATCACTTATCTGAGCAATCACGACTACAAGCCTCTGTATTTTGAGTCCGATTCTTCCACGGTGAATGAAATAGTTCTAAAG GTCAACTACATCCTGGAGTCGAGGGCAAGCACTACGCGAGCCGATTATTTTGCTCAAAAGCAGAGAAAACTAAGCCGCCGGACTAGTTTCAGTTTCCAGAAGGACAAGAAGGGGGGCCAGTAA
- the mvb12ba gene encoding multivesicular body subunit 12Ba isoform X2, whose product MPEVRDLSEALPEMPMDPITGVGVVASRSRAPTGYDVVSTTTDGLDADLWKDGLFKSKVTRYLCFTRVFSKENSHLGNVLVDMKLIDIKDTLPVGFIPIQETVDTQEQAFRKRRLCIKFIPRDSTEAAICDVRILGRSKQAPPQYTFIGELNNMGIWYRMGTVPRARDSSNTSGVNDIQDINSTSTSVPVPPAPVAKHFSMTLPASFRGKNTTRPDYEHQNSNLYAISAMDGVPFTVSDKFACASSDLQQLDLIGITIKTLAEIEKEYDYSFRTEHSAAARLPPSPTRTSLISEA is encoded by the exons ATGCCTGAAGTTCGCGACCTTTCCGAGGCGCTGCCAGAGATGCCAATGGATCCCATCACTGGAGTTGGCGTTGTAGCCTCCAGAAGTAGAGCACCCACTGGTTATGATGTT GTTTCGACAACAACTGATGGTCTGGATGCTGACCTTTGGAAAGATGGCCTTTTCAAGTCCAAGGTTACCCGATACCTCTGCTTCACCAGAGTTTTCTCCAAGGAAAAT AGCCATTTAGGAAATGTTCTCGTCGACATGAAGCTGATCGACATCAAAGACACGCTCCCGGTCGGCTTCATCCCCATCCAAGAGACAGTTGACACGC AGGAACAGGCATTCCGGAAGAGACGACTTTGCATCAAGTTTATTCCACGAGACTCTACCGAGGCGGCCATCTGTGATGTTCGAATCCTGGGGAGGTCAAAGCAGGCCCCCCCACAATACACCTTTATTGG aGAGCTAAACAACATGGGCATCTGGTATCGTATGGGCACCGTGCCACGAGCTCGGGACTCTTCCAACACGTCAGGCGTGAATGACATCCAGGATATAAATTCTACCTCCACTTCGGTCCCGGTCCCTCCAGCTCCAGTCGCTAA gcATTTTTCCATGACTCTCCCCGCCAGTTTCAGAGGGAAAAACACAACTCGACCAGATTACGAGCATCAAAACTCCAACCTCTACGCCATTTCGG CAATGGATGGGGTGCCTTTCACAGTCTCGGACAAATTTGCCTGTGCCTCATCAGAT TTGCAGCAGTTGGATCTCATTGGCATTACCATCAAAACATTGGCTGAAATTGAGAAAGAA TACGATTACAGTTTTCGAACGGAACACAGCGCTGCCGCCCGGCTCCCCCCAAGTCCCACTCGGACGTCGCTGATCTCCGAGGCCTGA
- the mvb12ba gene encoding multivesicular body subunit 12Ba isoform X1: MLVCELVRLLRKSSRAMPEVRDLSEALPEMPMDPITGVGVVASRSRAPTGYDVVSTTTDGLDADLWKDGLFKSKVTRYLCFTRVFSKENSHLGNVLVDMKLIDIKDTLPVGFIPIQETVDTQEQAFRKRRLCIKFIPRDSTEAAICDVRILGRSKQAPPQYTFIGELNNMGIWYRMGTVPRARDSSNTSGVNDIQDINSTSTSVPVPPAPVAKHFSMTLPASFRGKNTTRPDYEHQNSNLYAISAMDGVPFTVSDKFACASSDLQQLDLIGITIKTLAEIEKEYDYSFRTEHSAAARLPPSPTRTSLISEA; the protein is encoded by the exons ATGCTAGTGTGCGAGCTTGTTAGGTTGTTGCGCAAG AGCTCAAGAGCGATGCCTGAAGTTCGCGACCTTTCCGAGGCGCTGCCAGAGATGCCAATGGATCCCATCACTGGAGTTGGCGTTGTAGCCTCCAGAAGTAGAGCACCCACTGGTTATGATGTT GTTTCGACAACAACTGATGGTCTGGATGCTGACCTTTGGAAAGATGGCCTTTTCAAGTCCAAGGTTACCCGATACCTCTGCTTCACCAGAGTTTTCTCCAAGGAAAAT AGCCATTTAGGAAATGTTCTCGTCGACATGAAGCTGATCGACATCAAAGACACGCTCCCGGTCGGCTTCATCCCCATCCAAGAGACAGTTGACACGC AGGAACAGGCATTCCGGAAGAGACGACTTTGCATCAAGTTTATTCCACGAGACTCTACCGAGGCGGCCATCTGTGATGTTCGAATCCTGGGGAGGTCAAAGCAGGCCCCCCCACAATACACCTTTATTGG aGAGCTAAACAACATGGGCATCTGGTATCGTATGGGCACCGTGCCACGAGCTCGGGACTCTTCCAACACGTCAGGCGTGAATGACATCCAGGATATAAATTCTACCTCCACTTCGGTCCCGGTCCCTCCAGCTCCAGTCGCTAA gcATTTTTCCATGACTCTCCCCGCCAGTTTCAGAGGGAAAAACACAACTCGACCAGATTACGAGCATCAAAACTCCAACCTCTACGCCATTTCGG CAATGGATGGGGTGCCTTTCACAGTCTCGGACAAATTTGCCTGTGCCTCATCAGAT TTGCAGCAGTTGGATCTCATTGGCATTACCATCAAAACATTGGCTGAAATTGAGAAAGAA TACGATTACAGTTTTCGAACGGAACACAGCGCTGCCGCCCGGCTCCCCCCAAGTCCCACTCGGACGTCGCTGATCTCCGAGGCCTGA
- the scai gene encoding protein SCAI, with amino-acid sequence MIAVMTGAETEDDIPFGERKTVTDFCYLLDKSKQLFNGLRDLPQYGHKQWQSYFGRTFDVYTKLWKFQQQHRQVLDTRYGLKRWQIGEVASKIGQLYYHYYLRTSETSYLNEAFSFYSAIRQRSYYYQVNREDRPELVVKKLRYYARYIVVCLLLNKMDLVKILVKELSEEIEDYTQRFNTEDQLEWNLVLQEVASFVEADPVVLLDDNNSVTVISYRLQEGGVPPLEQGMVVGQLVLADALIVGNSNSQVKFSELTIDMFRMLQTLEREPANLATQTSKQGILEPSEKPAKRENPHKYLLYKPTFSQLFTFLSASFKELPANSVLLVYLSATGVFPSIHSDYEGPFDFGGVLTNSNRDVVNGEATQKRNQSQKEMHCLHPGDLLPFTRKPLFIIVDSTNSTSYKNFTNMFGQPLVCLLSPKVYPKTVQDPSQRGSLFTLFLYSPLLAFFSVCGLSSVRRELWHSAQEFLHKVHRDIGQMIAQSPTIDQAFLQFFGDEFLRLLLIRFVFCSAALRLHKVFREAQSFPESYPELPKQDTVENGVLQRHILKMATLLDVQNMFWDDSVEAY; translated from the exons ATGATTGCCGTCATGACTGGCGCTGAGACGGAAGATGACATTCCTTTTGGTGAAAGGAAGACGGTCACCGATTTTTGTTATCTCCTGGACAAATCCAAACAACTTTTTAACGGCTTACG AGACCTTCCCCAGTATGGACACAAACAGTGGCAGTCCTACTTTGGCCGTACTTTTGATGTCTACACCAAGCTGTGGAAATTTCAGCAGCAGCACag GCAGGTTTTGGACACCCGCTACGGCTTGAAGAGATGGCAAATTGGGGAAGTTGCATCCAAGATTGGACAGCTTTATTACCATTATTA TCTCCGTACGTCGGAAACAAGTTACCTGAACGAGGCGTTTTCTTTCTACTCGGCCATCCGTCAGAGGTCCTACTACTACCAAGTTAACCGAGAGGACAG GCCTGAATTAGTTGTGAAGAAGCTCCGATATTACGCTCGATATATAGTTGTGTGTTTACTGCTTAACAAGATGGACTTAGTCAAGATTTTGGTCAAG GAATTATCCGAAGAGATTGAAGATTACACTCAACGATTCAATACCGAGGATCAGTTGGAATGGAACCTGGTACTTCAGGAAGTGGCGTCTTTCGTGGAG GCGGACCCCGTGGTACTTTTAGACGACAACAATTCTGTCACCGTCATCAGCTATCGTCTTCAAGAAGGGGGCGTGCCTCCCCTGGAGCAAGGCATGGTGGTCGGCCAGTTGGTCCTGGCCGACGCCCTCATCGTCGGCAATTCCAACAGTCAG GTGAAGTTCAGCGAATTGACCATCGACATGTTCCGTATGCTTCAAACTTTGGAGAGGGAGCCGGCAAATCTGGCCACGCAAACGTCAAAACAAGGAATTCTg GAACCCTCTGAAAAGCCGGCCAAAAGGGAAAACCCTCACAAATATCTTCTTTACAAGCCCACCTTTAGCCAACTTTTTACCTTCCTGTCTGCCTCCTTCAAA GAATTGCCGGCAAATAGCGTTTTGCTGGTCTATTTATCAGCAACTGGGGTTTTTCCATCTATCCATTCAGACTATGAAG GACCTTTTGATTTCGGGGGCGTCCTGACAAATTCCAACCGAGACGTCGTCAATGGAGAGGCCACTCAGAAGCGGAATCAGTCTCAAAAGGAAATGCACTG TCTTCATCCTGGTGATTTACTCCCCTTTACCCGCAAGCCACTTTTTATCATTGTGGATTCTACAAACAGCACTTCTTATAAG AATTTCACCAATATGTTTGGCCAACCTTTGGTGTGTCTACTGTCGCCTAAAGTATATCCCAAGACCGTACAAG ATCCGTCTCAACGCGGGAGTCTCTTCACCCTGTTCCTGTACAGCCCACTCTTGGCTTTCTTTTCCGTTTGTGGCTTGAGCAGCGTCAGGCGAGAACTTTGGCACAGCGCGCAAGAGTTTCTACACAAAGTCCATCGCGACATCGGGCAAATGATCGCGCAGTCGCCGACCATAG ATCAAGCCTTTTTGCAATTCTTTGGTGACGAATTCCTTCGACTTCTGCTCATCCGCTTCGTCTTCTGTTCGGCCGCGTTGAGGCTGCATAAAGTGTTTCGG GAGGCGCAGAGCTTCCCCGAGTCGTACCCCGAGCTCCCCAAACAAGACACGGTGGAGAACGGCGTTCTGCAGAGGCACATTTTAAAGATGGCCACCCTTCTGGACGTGCAGAACATGTTTTGGGACGATTCGGTGGAAGCCTACTGA
- the LOC144210305 gene encoding SWI/SNF-related matrix-associated actin-dependent regulator of chromatin subfamily B member 1, giving the protein MQLALSKTFGQKPVKFQLEQDGDFYMVGSEVGNYLRMFRGSLYKRYPSLWRRLASVEERKKIVASSHATSVTLLKASECEEIFEGNDDKYKAVSISTEPPAYLREQKAKRSSQWVPTLPNSSHHLDAVPCSTTINRNRMGRDKKRTFPLCFDDHDPAVIHENAAQMEVLVPVRLDMEIDGQKLRDAFTWNMNEKLMTPEMFAEILCDDLDLNPLTFVPAITSAIRQQIESYPTDSILEEQADQRVIIKLNIHVGNISLVDQFEWDMSEHENSPESFALKLCSELGLGGEFVTTIAYSIRGQLSWHQRTYAFSENPLPTVEIAIRNTGDADQWCPLLETLTDAEMEKKIRDQDRNTRRMRRLANTAPSW; this is encoded by the exons ATGCAGTTGGCTCTAAGCAAAACGTTTGGTCAGAAGCCAGTTAAATTCCAGTTAGAACAAGATGGAGACTTTTACATGGTTGGTTCCGAG gttggAAATTATCTGCGTATGTTTCGAGGCTCCTTATACAAACGATACCCGTCTTTGTGGAGGAGGCTCGCTTCGGTGGAGGAGAGGAAGAAAATTGTAGCATCATCACATG CCACCAGTGTCACTCTGCTGAAGGCATCTGAGTGTGAAGAGATCTTTGAAGGCAACGATGACAAATACAAAGCTGTGTCAATCAGCACCGAGCCACCGGCGTATCTCAG GGAGCAGAAGGCCAAACGAAGCAGCCAATGGGTGCCCACGCTGCCCAACAGCTCCCATCATTTGGACGCCGTGCCTTGTTCCACCACCATCAACCGCAATCGGATGGGTCGAGACAAAAAGAGGACTTTTCCACTGTG TTTTGACGATCACGACCCCGCCGTGATTCACGAGAATGCCGCGCAAATGGAGGTGCTGGTCCCCGTTCGCCTGGACATGGAAATCGACGGGCAAAAACTCCGAGACGCCTTCACCTGGAACATGAATG aAAAACTGATGACCCCCGAGATGTTTGCGGAAATCCTGTGCGACgacttggacttgaacccacTGACCTTTGTGCCGGCCATCACATCCGCCATCCGTCAACAAATCGAGTCGTACCCCACCGACAGCATTTTAGAAGAGCAGGCTGACCAAAGAGTCATTATCAAG CTAAACATCCACGTGGGAAACATCTCCCTGGTTGACCAATTCGAATGGGACATGTCCGAACACGAGAACTCTCCCGAGTCCTTCGCCTTGAAGTTGTGCTCCGAACTGGGTCTCGGTGGAGAATTTGTCACCACCATTGCTTACAGCATTCGAGGACAACTGAGTTGGCATCAGAGAACCTACGCCTTTAG CGAGAACCCGCTCCCGACTGTGGAGATTGCCATTCGTAACACGGGGGATGCCGACCAGTGGTGCCCACTGTTGGAGACCCTAACCGATGCTGAAATGGAGAAAAAGATCAGAGACCAAGACAGGAACACCAG ACGTATGAGACGACTGGCCAACACCGCTCCCTCTTGGTAG
- the spout1 gene encoding putative methyltransferase C9orf114 homolog, whose amino-acid sequence MSSDVAKKRPKTVVSQEDEKVDWKKKKAQLKEDKKRRKETKLFKQLEKKKQEKEAEIEKAEDIQKNGRDYTVSVALPGSVLDNAQSPELRTYLAGQIARACVVFCVDEIIVFDDQGEDVKSVEGEFKGVGKKGQACVQLARILQYLECPQYLRKMFFPKHQDLQYAGLLNPLDSPHHMRIDEESDYREGIVLDRPTKPGKGSLVNCGMRKEVRIDKLLQAGLRVTVRLKATQNQESKIYKGTVVAPNVPTKEGGHYWGYNVRLASCLSAVFTESPYDDGYDVTVGTSDKGSPCDQAFFSPFKHLLVVFGGLQGLESSLDMDQKLNVTCPSYLFDHYLNTCPDQGSRTIRTEEAILISMAILRQKITDAFSGTSP is encoded by the exons ATGTCTAGCGACGTCGCCAAAAAGAGACCAAAAACAGTCGTCTCCCAG GAGGACGAAAAAGTGGactggaagaaaaagaaagcgCAAC tGAAAGAGGATAAAAAACGAAGGAAAGAAACAAAGCTCTTcaaacaattggaaaaaaagaaacaagaaaagGAGGCCGAGATTGAAAAAGCTGAGGATATACAGAAAAATG GTCGAGACTACACGGTGAGCGTAGCTCTGCCCGGCTCGGTTCTGGACAACGCCCAGTCTCCCGAACTCCGCACCTACCTGGCGGGACAGATCGCCCGTGCCTGCGTCGTCTTCTGCGTGGATGAAATTATCGTCTTTGATGACCAAGGCGAAGATGTCAA aAGTGTGGAAGGAGAGTTTAAAGGCGTGGGGAAGAAAGGACAAGCTTGCGTCCAGCTGGCTCGAATTCTGCAGTACCTTGAGTGTCCACA gTACCTGCGTAAGATGTTCTTTCCAAAGCATCAAGATTTGCAGTATGcgg GACTTCTTAACCCTTTGGATAGCCCTCATCACATGAGAATAGACGAGGAATCGGACTACCGTGAAGGTATCGTCCTTGACAGGCCCACCAAACCGGGAAAAGGCTCTCTGGTCAACTGTGGCATGAGAAAG GAGGTTCGAATCGACAAACTACTTCAAGCCGGATTGCGAGTAACCGTGCGCCTCAAAGCCACACAGAACCaag AGAGCAAAATATACAAAGGAACCGTGGTGGCCCCCAACGTGCCCACCAAGGAAGGGGGACACTACTGGGGCTACAACGTCCGCCTGGCGTCATGCCTCA GCGCCGTGTTCACCGAAAGCCCGTACGACGACGGCTACGACGTGACCGTGGGTACGTCGGATAAGGGCAGTCCATGCGACCAAGCTTTCTTTTCGCCGTTCAA ACATCTACTGGTGGTCTTTGGGGGGCTGCAGGGGCTGGAATCCAGTCTGGATATGGACCAAAAGTTGAATGTGACATGTCCTAGCTACCTCTTTGACCACTATCTCAACACGTGTCCTGATCAGGGGAGTCGCACCATCCGAACCGAG GAAGCCATTTTGATCTCCATGGCGATACTGAGGCAGAAGATAACGGACGCCTTTTCCGGGACGTCTCCTTAA